From the genome of Gracilinanus agilis isolate LMUSP501 chromosome 2, AgileGrace, whole genome shotgun sequence, one region includes:
- the LOC123233710 gene encoding carboxyl-terminal PDZ ligand of neuronal nitric oxide synthase protein-like: MPVKNRYNLVDEGCDSRLPLHSEEAFQHGIQFQAKYIGSLDVPRPNSRMEIVATMRRIRCEFKAKNIKKKKVSIVVSVDGVKVILRKMQKRKEWAWEESRTLVMHDPVYRIFYVSHDSQDLKIFSYIARDGTNNSFRCNVFKSKKKSQAIRAVRTVGQAFEVCHKLSLQHPLPNADAASRQPTEKRPQTAYHLEGRKLREEDGADGDSDRAVLREQTSQAKPEKERPREVCRCAQDVGSGSAHPASAQPWSPSRSLESSPKSSVMPVTPLLTPHCTRLLHHQLLQQWQQAQVATAQVQLLTDQLAAETAARVEAQARIRQLLLTNRDLLQHMALLGRQLRELEERAWARPNGKEGSGQDRDLVVRRCGSKREGGWH, translated from the exons ATGCCCGTGAAGAACAGATACAACCTGGTAGATGAGGGTTGCGATTCACGGCTCCCGCTGCACAGCGAAGAAGCCTTTCAGCACGGGATCCAATTCCAGGCCAAG TACATTGGGAGTTTGGATGTGCCCAGACCCAACAGTCGAATGGAGATTGTGGCCACAATGAGGCGGATCCGG TGCgaattcaaagcaaaaaatattaagaaaaagaaagtcagcaTCGTGGTGTCTGTTGATGGGGTGAAGGTGATTCTCAGAAAGATGCAGAAG AGGAAAGAGTGGGCTTGGGAAGAGAGCAGGACACTGGTGATGCATGACCCTGTCTACAG AATCTTCTATGTGTCCCATGACTCTCAGGACCTGAAGATATTCAGCTACATTGCCAGGGATGGGACCAATAACTCCTTCCGGTGCAACGTATTTAAGTCCAAGAAGAAG AGCCAGGCCATTCGAGCAGTGAGGACAGTGGGCCAAGCCTTTGAGGTTTGCCACAAGCTGAGCCTACAACACCCTCTACCCAATGCTGATGCAGCCAGCCGCCAACCCACAGAGAAGAGGCCTCAAACAG CATATCATCtagagggaaggaaactgagagaggaaGATGGGGCCGACGGGGACTCTGATAGAGCTGTTCTGAGGGAACAGACCAGCCAAGCCAAGCCAGAAAAGGAaagacccagagag GTATGCCGCTGTGCCCAGGATGTTGGATCTGGCTCTGCCCACCCTGCCAGTGCCCAGCCATGGTCACCCTCAAGAAGCCTGGAATCCTCCCCCAAGTCATCAGTCATGCCAGTAACACCACTCTTGACTCCACATTGTACCCGGCTCCTTCATCACCAGCTTCTCCAGCAATGGCAGCAGGCTCAGGTAGCCACTGCCCAG GTACAGCTCCTCACAGACCAGCTTGCAGCAGAGACAGCAGCCAGAGTGGAGGCCCAGGCCAGGATCCGCCAGTTGCTACTGACCAACAGAGACTTGCTCCAGCACATGGCACTGCTGGGGCGGCAGCTAAGAGAACTAGAGGAAAGAGCTTGGGCCCGGCCTAATGGTAAGGAGGGTTCAGGACAAGATAGGGATCTGGTGGTGAGAAGATGTGGATCAAAAAGAGAAGGGGGCTGGCACTGA